In the Geobacter sp. FeAm09 genome, one interval contains:
- a CDS encoding 4Fe-4S binding protein: protein MPHTHITIDEARCKGCGLCTIACPHKLVTLSDTPNSHGFTVALFSDSGKCTGCALCAEMCPDVAIVVFKEN, encoded by the coding sequence ATGCCGCATACGCACATCACCATTGACGAGGCACGCTGCAAGGGGTGCGGACTCTGCACCATCGCCTGCCCCCACAAGCTGGTCACCCTGAGCGATACCCCCAACAGCCACGGGTTCACCGTCGCGCTTTTTTCCGACTCGGGGAAGTGCACCGGCTGCGCCCTGTGCGCCGAGATGTGTCCCGACGTGGCCATCGTGGTATTCAAAGAGAACTGA
- a CDS encoding TatD family hydrolase — protein MNNNSILIDSHSHIYYRDYAGDFDAMLKRAEDAGVGAMLVVGTDMETSRESVELAEKYPHMYAAVGVHPHDAGRVTEQCYDVIRDLARSSAKVVAIGEIGLDFYRDHCPRDEQEAVFRRFLRLAHELELPVVIHDRDAHELMLTILREEQVHRGVLHCFSGDAAMAAQALDMGLYISIPGTVTYPSNEALREVVRSVSIDRLLVETDCPYLTPVPHRGKRNEPAYVRLAAEKVAEVKGLSLEDVARITTKNCRDLFGIRLWDQSTKIAYMIRNSLYLNITNRCSNRCSFCAKFDDFTVKGHNLLLDGEPSFEEIMAAVGQPEGVDEVVFCGYGESLIRLELVKRVAAELKQRGYRIRINTDGQANLVHQRNILPELAGLVDSISVSLNAPDSATYGRLCNTPFGDAGFEGVCDFIRMAREHIPQVVASAVTVPGVDMEACRRLAESLGVEFRVREYSEVG, from the coding sequence ATGAATAACAACAGCATCCTCATCGATTCCCACTCCCACATCTACTACCGCGACTATGCCGGCGATTTCGACGCCATGCTGAAACGGGCCGAGGATGCCGGGGTGGGCGCCATGCTGGTGGTGGGCACGGATATGGAAACGAGCCGCGAATCGGTGGAACTGGCGGAGAAGTATCCCCACATGTATGCGGCGGTTGGGGTCCACCCCCACGATGCCGGCCGGGTGACGGAGCAGTGCTACGACGTCATCCGGGACCTGGCCCGGTCCAGCGCAAAGGTGGTGGCCATCGGGGAGATCGGCCTGGACTTCTACCGGGACCACTGCCCCCGCGACGAGCAGGAGGCCGTGTTCCGCCGTTTCCTGCGCCTGGCGCACGAGTTGGAGCTGCCGGTCGTCATCCACGACCGCGACGCCCATGAACTCATGCTGACCATCCTGCGGGAAGAGCAGGTGCACCGGGGGGTGCTGCACTGTTTCTCCGGCGACGCCGCCATGGCCGCCCAAGCCCTGGACATGGGGCTGTATATCTCCATCCCGGGCACGGTGACCTACCCGTCCAACGAGGCGCTGCGCGAGGTGGTACGCAGCGTCAGCATCGACCGCCTGCTGGTGGAGACCGACTGCCCCTACCTGACGCCGGTGCCCCACCGCGGAAAACGCAACGAGCCGGCCTACGTGCGCCTGGCGGCGGAGAAGGTGGCCGAGGTCAAGGGGCTGTCCCTGGAGGATGTGGCCCGGATCACCACCAAGAATTGCCGCGACCTGTTCGGCATCCGCCTGTGGGATCAGTCCACCAAGATCGCCTACATGATCCGCAACTCGCTCTACCTGAACATCACCAACCGCTGTTCGAACCGGTGCAGCTTCTGTGCGAAGTTCGACGACTTCACCGTCAAGGGGCACAACCTGCTGCTGGACGGGGAGCCCTCCTTCGAGGAGATCATGGCGGCCGTGGGACAACCGGAGGGGGTCGATGAAGTGGTCTTCTGCGGCTACGGCGAGTCGCTAATCCGGCTGGAGCTGGTCAAGCGGGTGGCGGCCGAACTCAAGCAGCGCGGCTACCGCATCCGCATCAACACCGACGGCCAGGCCAACCTGGTCCACCAGCGCAATATCCTGCCAGAGCTGGCCGGATTGGTGGACAGCATCTCGGTCAGCCTGAACGCCCCAGACAGCGCCACCTACGGCAGGCTCTGCAACACCCCTTTCGGCGACGCCGGGTTCGAGGGGGTATGCGACTTCATCCGCATGGCGCGGGAGCATATCCCCCAGGTCGTGGCCAGCGCCGTAACCGTGCCGGGGGTCGATATGGAAGCCTGCCGCAGGCTGGCCGAGTCGTTGGGTGTGGAATTTCGCGTGCGGGAATATTCCGAGGTGGGGTGA
- a CDS encoding thiamine pyrophosphate-dependent enzyme has translation MKQVFTRPESLKDVQTHFCPGCHHGSVHRLVAEAMDEFGIRDKTIGVASVGCSVFLYGYFDIDVIEAPHGRAPAVATGAKRARNDRIVFTYQGDGDLAAIGTSEIIHAANRGEDITVIFVNNTTYGMTGGQMAPTTMVGQKTSTSPYGRNQAKDGYPIRMAELLAQLEGVAFSARVAVNSPRNVMQAKKMIKTAFRYQVEGRGFSFIEALAACPTNWGMNPLAANERVGSEMIPYFPLGVYRNTANL, from the coding sequence ATGAAACAGGTATTCACCAGGCCCGAGAGCCTGAAAGATGTCCAGACCCACTTTTGCCCCGGCTGCCACCACGGCTCCGTCCACCGCCTGGTGGCCGAAGCCATGGACGAGTTCGGCATCAGGGACAAGACCATCGGGGTCGCTTCCGTGGGCTGTTCGGTCTTTCTGTACGGCTATTTCGACATCGACGTCATCGAGGCGCCCCACGGCCGGGCACCGGCCGTGGCCACCGGGGCGAAACGGGCCCGCAACGACCGGATCGTCTTCACCTATCAGGGGGACGGCGACCTGGCCGCCATCGGCACCTCGGAGATCATCCACGCCGCCAACCGGGGCGAGGACATCACCGTGATCTTCGTCAACAACACCACCTACGGCATGACCGGCGGCCAGATGGCCCCCACCACCATGGTGGGACAGAAGACCTCCACCTCGCCCTATGGCCGCAACCAAGCCAAGGACGGCTATCCGATCCGCATGGCCGAACTGCTGGCCCAGCTGGAGGGGGTGGCCTTCTCGGCCCGCGTGGCGGTCAATTCCCCCCGAAACGTCATGCAGGCCAAGAAGATGATCAAGACCGCCTTCCGCTATCAGGTGGAGGGGCGAGGCTTTTCCTTCATCGAGGCCCTGGCCGCCTGCCCAACCAACTGGGGCATGAATCCGCTGGCCGCCAACGAACGGGTAGGCAGCGAAATGATCCCGTACTTTCCGTTGGGCGTCTATCGCAATACCGCCAACCTTTAA
- the cbiQ gene encoding cobalt ECF transporter T component CbiQ, with product MCSIDGTLLDFKQLDRLADGETAIHRLDPRAKVLATLAFIISVVSCGKYELATLLPFFLFPVFIIAVGNVPVVYLAKKIAVIIPFAVMVGMFNPLLDRQVVLQVGGLGITGGWVSFASIVVRAVLTVSSALVLVAVTGFPGICAALERMGMPQPFAVQLLFLYRYIFVLTEEGAQVSRARELRTFGNRGRGIGIYGSMIGHLLLRTWMRAERIHMAMLARGFSGAFHTRRQFCFGPRETVFVLGWSLFFITVRLVPVAHLLGALAGF from the coding sequence ATGTGCAGTATCGACGGCACTTTGCTGGATTTTAAACAACTAGACCGCCTGGCGGACGGGGAGACGGCCATCCATCGCCTCGATCCGCGTGCCAAGGTGCTGGCAACCCTTGCCTTTATCATCTCCGTCGTCTCGTGCGGGAAGTACGAACTGGCGACGCTGCTCCCTTTTTTCCTGTTCCCGGTGTTCATTATCGCCGTGGGTAATGTTCCGGTCGTCTACCTGGCGAAAAAGATTGCCGTCATCATCCCGTTTGCCGTCATGGTCGGCATGTTCAACCCCCTGCTCGACCGGCAGGTGGTGCTGCAGGTCGGGGGATTGGGCATTACGGGAGGGTGGGTATCCTTCGCCTCCATCGTGGTGCGGGCCGTCCTCACGGTCAGTTCGGCCCTGGTCCTGGTGGCCGTGACCGGTTTTCCCGGCATCTGCGCGGCATTGGAGCGTATGGGCATGCCCCAGCCCTTTGCCGTGCAACTGCTCTTTCTCTATCGCTATATCTTCGTGCTGACGGAAGAGGGGGCGCAGGTGTCCCGGGCGCGGGAGCTGCGGACCTTCGGCAACCGGGGACGGGGCATCGGGATTTACGGGTCCATGATCGGCCATCTGCTGCTCCGGACCTGGATGCGGGCGGAGCGCATCCATATGGCCATGCTGGCGCGGGGGTTTTCCGGCGCGTTCCACACCCGCCGGCAGTTCTGTTTCGGCCCCAGGGAGACGGTATTCGTCCTGGGCTGGAGCCTGTTCTTCATTACCGTCAGATTGGTGCCGGTGGCCCACCTGCTTGGGGCACTGGCAGGCTTTTGA
- a CDS encoding nitroreductase family protein gives MNVSEAILTRKSVRAYLDAPVPVDLMEKIIEAARCAPNAGPFQISVVRTAGLRQKINDRTLDAMIHSGNEFLQQRAALPGYQPLYGAPVLFLLSGPADAPYGAVNTALAAGNMLLMATSLGLGSCYLVSPTLAFNGPNNLDLVQEAGIPDGYKLQCAVVAGYAADENKFTLGERKRKGSVHYVG, from the coding sequence ATGAATGTTTCAGAGGCGATTCTAACGAGAAAAAGTGTCAGAGCATACTTGGATGCACCGGTCCCCGTCGATCTTATGGAAAAGATAATCGAGGCGGCCCGGTGTGCGCCCAACGCCGGTCCCTTTCAGATTTCAGTTGTCCGCACTGCGGGATTGCGGCAAAAAATCAATGACCGTACGCTCGATGCAATGATTCACTCGGGCAATGAATTCCTTCAGCAACGAGCAGCTCTGCCCGGATACCAGCCGCTGTACGGCGCTCCGGTGCTCTTCCTGCTCTCCGGCCCGGCCGATGCCCCCTACGGTGCCGTCAATACCGCGCTTGCCGCCGGGAACATGCTCCTTATGGCGACCAGCCTGGGTTTGGGCTCGTGCTACCTCGTTTCTCCGACACTGGCGTTTAATGGCCCGAATAACCTTGACCTGGTGCAGGAGGCCGGCATACCGGACGGCTACAAGCTCCAGTGTGCGGTCGTTGCGGGGTATGCCGCGGATGAGAACAAATTTACCCTTGGCGAGCGTAAGCGGAAGGGTTCGGTACATTACGTCGGCTGA
- a CDS encoding ATP-binding protein, with protein sequence MAGRLMQHLREKSKEHPHLNLLLSQWNFDEELIPKALQNVAAIFPHYSRHDASHSRQILINIERILGDTLETLTTTDTWLLLESAYWHDIGMVITSKDITDDMQSFEFKQYVTDIASQNGHELQLFAKKFSSFDVQNCFSAADTPHQAVDLYRQLLAGWYRVRHPKRAAEIVGDPWLKAGIASPRNELVPMRLFRLIGQICRSHGSSFDSIVESLPHCETGMATEDCHPRFVACLLRLGDLFDLDDNRFCPVMLRIAGEIPPSSQAHIDKHAAIRHFRLDPDRVEITAECPNYESYEATDLWFRWIEDELRCQMTHWKDIVPNRQFGLLPTLGKLEVNLTPPHEVLDPGQRPRFGVDPQKTIELLQGAGLYRDSLQSLRELLQNAVDATLIRIWLTHGENSDSTDKSIDWQDPISPAVRELFSRYPIEVNLFKTNEAEGGRVTWQLDIRDRGIGISKQDLKFMKSVGASSKNPDRKAIISKMPKWMCPSGAFGIGLQSAFLISHEIQFETKSLFTGDALKIKMTSPIGPQRGLIYLQSSTHLPGRESGTLLSIAINTEAIPKRYSMNFEDNVTSYILSDFDPILMSDLPCEPARMVDEILRFSALSPINLIIKFGEQLLNTNKTSTEEPPRYFSLETGVMLIDPKFIINRQFRTWLAFRGQKIEKWHAEIPFVLFQADILAELAPDTLTVNRNEVKDSAYEHIYKILIETITSYLCNIDLQNLSDVEKHAASAFLFWHDKISARPELVETWRNMTLNEVGSTINEICNLDNFKFYLREMNSNVNDMEPPEGGLVIDTTEISSPRYKLLFRLWNEQKGNIQIEFTPEWKGATLIFSKQALPPIGTNYLRSVLLDAIKQRMRGVGGRRALPVWDEFSKLAANIEKLDWCHSLSDVHPFHEHFVLPFFFDKNQKKVTTDGLDELCAWTFKYSCSHNVTEEEIKSLYGSFIKLIDETVMDGIPEWKTMRT encoded by the coding sequence ATGGCCGGAAGATTGATGCAGCACCTTCGCGAAAAATCAAAGGAACACCCTCATCTTAATCTTTTGCTGTCTCAGTGGAATTTTGATGAAGAATTGATTCCTAAAGCATTACAGAATGTAGCAGCTATTTTCCCTCACTATAGCCGGCATGACGCATCACATTCTCGACAAATTCTTATCAACATTGAGCGTATCCTGGGTGATACTCTGGAAACATTAACGACTACTGATACTTGGCTGTTATTAGAGTCTGCTTACTGGCACGATATCGGTATGGTTATAACATCTAAAGACATTACCGATGACATGCAATCTTTTGAGTTTAAACAATACGTCACCGACATAGCTTCACAAAATGGCCATGAACTCCAGTTATTTGCAAAGAAGTTTTCCAGTTTTGATGTTCAAAACTGTTTTTCAGCTGCTGATACCCCACATCAAGCAGTAGATCTTTATCGGCAACTTTTGGCTGGTTGGTATCGCGTTCGCCATCCAAAGCGTGCAGCTGAAATTGTTGGAGACCCTTGGCTTAAAGCAGGAATTGCTTCGCCACGAAACGAACTAGTTCCAATGAGGTTATTTCGTCTAATAGGCCAAATATGCCGGTCACATGGCAGCAGTTTCGACTCCATTGTTGAATCGTTACCACACTGTGAAACAGGCATGGCGACAGAAGACTGTCACCCAAGATTTGTGGCTTGTCTTCTCCGATTAGGAGATCTTTTTGATCTGGATGATAATCGTTTTTGTCCAGTCATGCTCCGAATTGCAGGAGAAATTCCACCCTCTAGCCAAGCACACATCGACAAGCATGCAGCTATTCGCCATTTCCGGCTTGACCCTGATCGTGTTGAGATAACGGCTGAGTGTCCGAATTATGAGAGTTATGAAGCTACTGATCTTTGGTTCCGCTGGATAGAGGATGAACTACGGTGTCAGATGACCCACTGGAAAGATATCGTACCAAATCGTCAGTTTGGATTATTACCGACATTAGGGAAGCTGGAAGTTAACCTTACTCCACCACATGAAGTACTGGATCCTGGTCAGCGTCCTCGTTTTGGAGTAGATCCACAGAAAACAATTGAACTGCTACAAGGGGCCGGACTATACCGTGATAGTTTGCAAAGCTTACGTGAGCTTTTACAAAACGCGGTAGATGCGACTCTTATCCGAATTTGGCTTACCCACGGTGAAAATTCGGATTCAACTGATAAATCCATCGACTGGCAAGATCCAATATCCCCTGCTGTAAGAGAATTATTCAGTCGGTATCCAATTGAAGTGAACCTATTCAAAACAAATGAAGCTGAGGGGGGCCGAGTTACATGGCAGTTAGATATTAGAGATCGAGGAATTGGAATCTCAAAGCAGGATTTGAAGTTTATGAAGTCTGTTGGGGCTTCATCTAAGAATCCTGATAGAAAGGCTATCATATCAAAAATGCCAAAATGGATGTGTCCGTCTGGTGCATTTGGTATTGGACTTCAAAGTGCTTTTTTGATTTCACACGAGATTCAGTTTGAAACCAAGAGCTTATTCACTGGAGATGCTCTTAAAATCAAAATGACGTCACCAATTGGCCCTCAGCGTGGTTTAATTTACCTTCAGAGCTCGACACATTTGCCAGGACGAGAGAGTGGTACATTATTGTCAATTGCAATCAACACTGAAGCAATACCCAAGCGATATAGTATGAATTTTGAGGATAATGTCACTAGCTACATTCTGTCAGATTTTGATCCGATTCTTATGTCCGATCTTCCTTGCGAACCGGCTCGTATGGTTGACGAAATACTGAGATTCTCTGCTCTATCACCAATAAACTTAATTATTAAATTTGGTGAACAACTTCTAAACACAAATAAAACAAGCACAGAGGAACCACCACGCTACTTTAGCTTAGAAACTGGAGTAATGCTTATTGACCCTAAATTCATAATTAACCGACAATTTAGAACATGGCTTGCATTTCGAGGGCAGAAAATTGAGAAATGGCATGCTGAAATTCCATTCGTTCTATTTCAGGCAGATATTTTAGCTGAGTTGGCTCCAGACACCTTAACTGTCAATAGAAATGAGGTTAAGGACTCTGCATATGAACATATTTATAAAATATTGATTGAAACTATTACAAGCTACTTGTGCAACATTGATCTTCAAAATCTGTCTGATGTAGAGAAACATGCTGCATCAGCATTTCTTTTCTGGCATGACAAAATTAGTGCACGTCCAGAATTAGTGGAAACTTGGAGAAATATGACCTTAAACGAGGTTGGCAGTACAATTAATGAAATCTGTAATTTGGACAACTTTAAATTCTATTTAAGAGAAATGAATTCGAATGTGAACGATATGGAACCGCCAGAAGGTGGGCTAGTTATAGATACAACAGAGATTTCATCACCTAGATATAAGCTGCTGTTTAGATTATGGAATGAGCAAAAAGGCAATATTCAAATTGAATTTACACCTGAGTGGAAAGGCGCAACTTTAATATTCTCAAAGCAAGCATTGCCACCAATTGGAACGAACTATTTACGAAGTGTGCTTTTAGATGCAATAAAGCAGCGAATGAGAGGCGTTGGAGGTCGTCGCGCCCTGCCAGTATGGGATGAGTTTAGTAAACTGGCAGCAAACATAGAAAAATTGGATTGGTGCCACTCATTATCAGACGTTCATCCCTTTCATGAACACTTTGTATTACCGTTTTTCTTTGACAAGAATCAGAAAAAGGTCACTACAGACGGTCTTGATGAGCTCTGTGCCTGGACGTTCAAGTATTCCTGCTCTCACAATGTTACAGAAGAAGAAATAAAATCCCTTTATGGAAGTTTTATCAAACTAATTGATGAAACTGTTATGGATGGAATTCCAGAATGGAAAACAATGAGGACGTAA
- a CDS encoding energy-coupling factor ABC transporter ATP-binding protein, which translates to MSHHIVEVKGLKHTYPDGTPALRDVSLRITHGESVAVIGANGAGKSTLLQHFNGYLTPTAGEIRIGDFPLTRETLPDIRRTVGMVFQNPDDQLFMPTVYDDVAFGPLNLGLPAGEVDERVRAALEKVGAAHLQAKPPYRLSGGEKKRVAIATVLSMSPDILVMDEPTNGLDPFARRQLMGLLREFRHTRIFTSHDLDMVLDLCERTIVLHEGEVKADGPTREIFADAALLAECRLEKPLSMQGCPVCGIAK; encoded by the coding sequence ATGAGTCATCACATCGTTGAAGTAAAAGGGCTGAAACATACCTATCCCGACGGGACGCCGGCCCTGCGGGATGTATCCCTGCGCATCACCCACGGGGAGTCGGTGGCGGTCATCGGCGCCAACGGCGCGGGCAAGTCCACCCTGTTGCAGCATTTCAATGGCTATCTGACGCCGACGGCGGGCGAGATCCGCATCGGCGATTTTCCCCTTACCCGGGAGACCCTGCCGGATATCCGGCGCACGGTGGGCATGGTCTTCCAGAATCCCGACGACCAACTGTTCATGCCTACGGTCTACGACGACGTTGCCTTTGGCCCGCTCAACCTGGGCCTGCCCGCCGGGGAGGTGGACGAGCGCGTGCGGGCGGCCCTGGAGAAGGTTGGGGCGGCGCATTTGCAGGCAAAGCCGCCGTACCGCCTTTCGGGCGGCGAAAAGAAGCGGGTGGCCATTGCCACGGTGCTCTCCATGTCGCCCGACATTCTGGTCATGGACGAACCGACCAACGGGCTCGATCCCTTTGCCCGGCGGCAGCTCATGGGGCTGCTCAGGGAGTTCCGCCATACCCGGATCTTTACCAGCCACGACCTGGACATGGTCCTCGATCTCTGCGAGCGAACCATCGTGCTCCACGAGGGTGAGGTGAAGGCGGACGGCCCGACCCGGGAGATCTTCGCCGATGCGGCCCTCTTGGCCGAATGCCGGCTCGAAAAGCCCCTGTCCATGCAGGGGTGCCCGGTGTGCGGCATTGCGAAATGA
- a CDS encoding 3-methyl-2-oxobutanoate dehydrogenase subunit VorB: MSEKLFVKGNEAVAMAAIEAGCRYYFGYPITPQSDIPEYLSRELPPLGGEFIQAESEIGAINMLLGASATGVRAMTSSSGPGISLKQEGISYMAGSELPGVIVDIMRAGPGLGGIDASQADYFQATRGGGHGGYRIIVLAPASVQEMYDLTMRAFDLSDIYRIPAMVLADSVIGQMKESLTAHPRPKATLPAKEWAVRGRESGEPQNIVKSLYLGDGEMEAFHWKMHARYQELAEKECRWEEIETTDAALVVTAFGSTARIARTAVAMAREAGMKVGLLRPITLFPFPRQAYETISGYCKRFLTIELSTGQMVEDVRLSVARDAEVAFYGRPPGAGSLPTPEELFEQIKKQY, encoded by the coding sequence TTGTCCGAAAAACTTTTCGTCAAGGGAAACGAAGCGGTTGCCATGGCTGCCATCGAGGCCGGGTGCCGCTACTACTTCGGTTACCCCATCACGCCGCAAAGCGACATCCCCGAATACCTTTCACGCGAACTCCCCCCCCTGGGAGGAGAGTTCATCCAGGCCGAGAGTGAAATCGGCGCCATCAACATGCTGTTGGGGGCATCGGCCACCGGCGTGCGCGCCATGACCTCCTCATCCGGCCCCGGCATCTCCCTCAAGCAGGAAGGCATCTCCTACATGGCCGGCTCGGAGTTGCCCGGCGTGATCGTGGACATCATGCGGGCCGGTCCCGGGCTGGGCGGCATCGACGCATCCCAGGCCGACTACTTCCAGGCCACCCGGGGCGGCGGCCACGGGGGGTACCGCATCATCGTGCTGGCCCCGGCCTCGGTGCAGGAGATGTACGACCTGACCATGCGGGCCTTCGACCTGTCGGACATCTACCGCATCCCGGCCATGGTGCTGGCCGACTCGGTCATCGGCCAGATGAAGGAGTCGCTTACGGCCCATCCCCGCCCCAAGGCAACTCTGCCCGCCAAGGAGTGGGCAGTGCGCGGCCGCGAATCGGGGGAACCGCAAAACATCGTCAAATCCCTCTATCTGGGCGATGGCGAGATGGAGGCGTTCCACTGGAAGATGCATGCCCGCTATCAGGAGCTGGCGGAGAAGGAATGTCGCTGGGAGGAAATCGAGACCACGGATGCCGCGCTGGTAGTGACCGCCTTCGGCTCGACGGCCCGCATTGCCAGGACCGCCGTGGCCATGGCCCGGGAGGCGGGCATGAAGGTCGGGCTGCTGCGGCCGATCACCCTCTTCCCCTTTCCCCGGCAGGCCTATGAGACAATCTCAGGATACTGCAAGCGCTTCCTGACCATCGAACTCAGCACCGGCCAGATGGTGGAGGATGTACGCCTCTCCGTGGCCCGGGACGCCGAGGTCGCCTTCTACGGCCGCCCGCCGGGCGCCGGCTCGCTGCCGACGCCGGAGGAGCTTTTCGAGCAGATCAAAAAGCAGTATTGA
- a CDS encoding 2-oxoacid:acceptor oxidoreductase family protein: MRHDVFIAGYGGQGVLLAGNLLSYAAIHENRNVSFFPAYGVEKRGGSAMCTVVFADGDTGSPVVGNPSVAIILNQLSFDKYAAKVKPGGLCIINSTLVEADAGQLPGVELVAVPMNQIALDLGDMRMVNMVACGAYAAKSGSLALDSLEDALKKALPERNHRLIPANIKAIRAGAAAATQRNT; this comes from the coding sequence ATGCGTCACGATGTCTTTATAGCCGGCTACGGGGGTCAGGGTGTGCTGCTGGCCGGCAACCTGCTTTCCTATGCCGCCATCCACGAAAACAGAAATGTCTCGTTCTTTCCCGCCTATGGCGTGGAGAAGCGCGGCGGATCGGCCATGTGCACCGTGGTCTTTGCCGACGGCGACACCGGCTCGCCGGTGGTGGGCAACCCATCGGTGGCCATCATCCTCAACCAGCTTTCCTTCGACAAGTACGCCGCTAAGGTCAAGCCGGGCGGCCTGTGCATCATCAACTCGACCCTGGTGGAGGCCGATGCCGGCCAACTGCCGGGGGTGGAACTGGTGGCGGTGCCCATGAACCAGATCGCCCTCGACCTGGGGGACATGCGCATGGTCAACATGGTGGCCTGCGGGGCCTATGCCGCCAAGAGCGGTTCCCTGGCCCTCGACTCCCTGGAGGACGCCCTGAAGAAGGCCCTGCCGGAGCGCAATCACCGCCTGATCCCGGCCAATATCAAGGCGATCCGGGCAGGAGCGGCGGCGGCAACCCAAAGAAACACTTGA
- a CDS encoding helix-turn-helix domain-containing protein has protein sequence MPQNQAAEDVMIYREKVYSCGIDVTLAVVGGKWKASILWHLAHETMRFSELQRQFSDTTRKMLTQQLRELETDGLVHREVYPQVPPRVEYSLTEKGRSIYPILERMCEWGQMYLKG, from the coding sequence ATGCCACAAAACCAGGCGGCAGAGGACGTTATGATTTACCGGGAGAAGGTGTATTCCTGCGGGATTGATGTCACGCTTGCGGTGGTCGGCGGGAAATGGAAGGCTTCGATCCTATGGCACCTGGCGCATGAAACCATGCGCTTTTCCGAATTGCAGCGCCAATTTTCCGATACCACCCGCAAAATGCTGACCCAGCAGCTTCGGGAGCTTGAGACGGACGGACTTGTCCATCGGGAGGTGTATCCCCAGGTGCCCCCCCGGGTGGAATACTCATTGACGGAAAAGGGGAGAAGCATCTATCCGATTCTTGAGCGGATGTGCGAATGGGGGCAGATGTATCTGAAGGGGTAA
- a CDS encoding energy-coupling factor ABC transporter permease, whose product MHMADALLSPTVGGAMWAVSAGAIAYSSSKVRTELDDRTVPLMGVLGAFLFAAQMINFTIPATGSSGHLGGGLLLAILLGPHAAFLTIASVLMVQALFFADGGLLALGCNIFNMGFIPAFLVYPLVYTRIAGPAPGRKRLVAATMISAIIGLQLGPLGVVLETVFSGISSLPFSTFALLMQPIHLAIGVVEGAATVAIVTFVRAARPEIIRGAMGARPLGRRPFRVALVAVFAAALLIGGVLSGFASKNPDGLEWAIAKVTGAEELKGPEGGLHAAVTALQKRTAFLPDYSFKDTESRTKNDGVANLGTSVSGIVGGAITLAIVFAGGFLLKRRRWVA is encoded by the coding sequence ATGCATATGGCAGACGCACTGTTGTCCCCGACGGTCGGGGGTGCGATGTGGGCGGTTTCCGCCGGGGCGATCGCCTATAGTTCCTCAAAGGTGCGCACGGAGCTCGACGATCGCACGGTGCCACTCATGGGCGTGCTGGGGGCGTTTCTCTTCGCGGCCCAAATGATCAATTTCACCATTCCGGCCACCGGGTCCAGCGGCCACCTGGGAGGGGGACTCCTCCTGGCGATCCTGCTCGGTCCCCACGCGGCCTTTCTCACCATTGCGTCGGTCCTCATGGTCCAGGCGCTCTTCTTTGCCGACGGCGGTCTGCTGGCCCTGGGGTGCAATATCTTCAACATGGGGTTTATTCCCGCCTTTCTGGTGTACCCCCTGGTCTACACCCGGATAGCCGGCCCCGCCCCGGGGCGGAAGCGCCTCGTGGCGGCGACCATGATCTCGGCGATCATCGGCTTGCAGTTGGGGCCGTTGGGGGTGGTGCTGGAAACCGTCTTCTCCGGCATCTCGTCCCTGCCGTTTTCGACCTTCGCGTTGCTGATGCAGCCCATACACCTGGCCATCGGCGTGGTGGAGGGGGCGGCAACGGTTGCGATCGTCACCTTCGTCCGCGCGGCCCGGCCGGAGATTATCCGGGGAGCCATGGGCGCGCGTCCCCTGGGCAGACGCCCGTTTCGCGTGGCGCTTGTTGCCGTTTTTGCGGCGGCTCTCCTGATCGGGGGCGTCCTCTCCGGGTTTGCCTCGAAAAATCCCGACGGCCTGGAATGGGCCATTGCCAAGGTCACGGGGGCGGAAGAGCTGAAGGGGCCGGAAGGGGGGCTGCACGCCGCCGTGACCGCGCTCCAGAAAAGGACCGCTTTCCTGCCCGACTACTCGTTCAAAGATACGGAAAGCAGGACGAAAAACGACGGGGTTGCCAACCTGGGAACCAGTGTGTCCGGAATCGTGGGGGGGGCGATAACGCTGGCTATCGTCTTTGCGGGCGGCTTTCTGCTGAAGAGGCGGCGCTGGGTAGCCTGA